In one Streptomyces venezuelae genomic region, the following are encoded:
- a CDS encoding DUF6104 family protein: MYFTDRGIEELEKRRGEEEVTFEWLAEQLRTFVDLNPDFEVPVERLATWLARLDDEDEDE; this comes from the coding sequence TTGTACTTCACCGACCGTGGCATCGAGGAGCTGGAGAAGCGGCGCGGCGAGGAGGAGGTCACCTTCGAGTGGCTCGCCGAGCAGCTCCGCACGTTCGTGGACCTCAACCCGGACTTCGAGGTCCCGGTCGAGCGCCTGGCGACGTGGCTGGCGCGGCTGGACGACGAGGACGAGGACGAGTAG
- a CDS encoding sensor histidine kinase encodes MYGPFGGLRPFSIKTKLGALVVVSVFITTGLLLVAMKTQTELRFITVFSVIATLLITQFVAHSLTAPLDEMNAVARAVSHGDYTRRARGADRRDELGDVAATINAMADDLEAQDTQRKELVANVSHELRTPIAALRAVLENVVDGVSAADPETMRTALKQTERLGRLVETLLDLSRLDNGVVPLKARRFEVWPYLSGVLKEANMVASARAGIASGSGSHTRTDVHLHLDVSPPELTAHADAERLHQVVANLIDNAVKHSPPHGRVTVRARRGLYPESLDLEVLDEGPGIPESEWHRVFERFNRGSHAGAPVKGSGNDGGTGLGLAIARWAVDLHGGHIGVAESPRGCRIQVTLPGLPEA; translated from the coding sequence ATGTACGGGCCCTTCGGCGGACTGCGGCCGTTCTCGATCAAGACCAAGCTCGGCGCCCTGGTCGTCGTCTCGGTGTTCATCACCACAGGCCTGCTCCTCGTGGCCATGAAGACCCAGACCGAGCTGCGCTTCATCACCGTCTTCTCGGTGATCGCCACGCTCCTGATCACGCAGTTCGTGGCGCACAGCCTCACCGCCCCGCTGGACGAGATGAACGCGGTGGCCCGCGCCGTCTCGCACGGCGACTACACCCGCCGGGCGCGCGGCGCCGACCGGCGTGACGAGCTGGGCGACGTGGCCGCCACGATCAACGCCATGGCGGACGACCTGGAGGCCCAGGACACCCAGCGCAAGGAGCTGGTCGCCAACGTCTCGCACGAGCTGCGCACCCCCATCGCGGCGCTCCGTGCCGTCCTGGAGAACGTCGTCGACGGCGTCTCCGCCGCGGACCCCGAGACGATGCGCACGGCCCTGAAGCAGACCGAGCGGCTGGGACGACTCGTCGAGACGCTCCTCGACCTCTCCCGCCTGGACAACGGCGTCGTGCCGCTCAAGGCCCGCCGCTTCGAGGTGTGGCCGTATCTGTCGGGCGTCCTGAAGGAGGCCAACATGGTGGCCTCCGCGCGCGCGGGCATCGCGTCGGGCTCCGGCAGCCACACGCGTACGGACGTCCATCTGCACCTCGACGTGTCGCCGCCCGAGCTGACGGCCCACGCGGACGCGGAGCGGCTCCACCAGGTCGTGGCGAACCTCATCGACAACGCGGTCAAGCACAGCCCGCCGCACGGGCGCGTGACGGTGCGGGCCCGGCGCGGCCTCTACCCCGAGTCCCTGGACCTGGAGGTGCTCGACGAGGGTCCCGGCATCCCGGAGTCGGAGTGGCACCGCGTCTTCGAGCGCTTCAACCGCGGCAGCCACGCCGGAGCCCCCGTGAAGGGCTCCGGCAACGACGGCGGCACGGGCCTCGGCCTGGCCATCGCGCGCTGGGCGGTCGATCTCCACGGGGGCCACATCGGAGTGGCCGAATCCCCTCGTGGCTGCCGGATCCAGGTCACTCTTCCGGGCCTGCCCGAGGCGTGA
- a CDS encoding multifunctional oxoglutarate decarboxylase/oxoglutarate dehydrogenase thiamine pyrophosphate-binding subunit/dihydrolipoyllysine-residue succinyltransferase subunit: MSSQSPSSSSISTDQDGQGKDPAAAFGPNEWLVDEIYQQYLQDPNSVDRAWWDFFADYKPGVAASAAAAPAKPAGDTAAGAASTTAPAPAAPAAPAKPAAQAAPAAPQAQAPAAPAKPAAAAPAPAAPAPAAKPAAAKPAAAKPAAKAEPSAEAPAGPEFVTLRGPAAAVAKNMNASIEVPTATSVRAVPVKLLFDNRIVINNHLKRARGGKISFTHLIGYAMVQAIKAMPSMNYSFQEKDGKPTLVKPEHVNFGLAIDLVKPNGDRQLVVAGIKKAETLNFFEFWQAYEDIVRRARDGKLGMDDFTGVTVSLTNPGGLGTVHSVPRLMPGQSVIMGVGSMDYPAEFQGTSQDTLNKLGISKVMTLTSTYDHRVIQGAASGEFLRIVANLLLGDQDFYDEIFKALRIPYEPVRWLKDIDASHDDDVTKAARVFELIHSYRVRGHVMADTDPLEYKQRKHPDLDITEHGLTLWDLEREFAVGGFAGKSMMKLRDVLGVLRDSYCRTTGVEFMHIQDPKQRKWLQDRIERTHATKPEREEQLRILRRLNSAEAFETFLQTKYVGQKRFSLEGGESVIPLLDAVLDSAAESRLDEVVIGMAHRGRLNVLANIVGKSYAQIFREFEGNMDPKSMHGSGDVKYHLGAEGTFTGLDGEQIKVSLAANPSHLETVDPVIEGIVRAKQDIINKGGTDFTVLPVALHGDAAFAGQGVVAETLNMSQLRGYRTGGTVHIVINNQVGFTAAPESSRSSMYATDVARMIEAPIFHVNGDDPEAVVRVARLAFEFRQAFNKDVVIDLICYRRRGHNESDNPAFTQPLMYDLIDKKRSVRKLYTESLIGRGDITLEEAEQALQDFQGQLEKVFTEVREAVSQPAQADVPAPQAEFPVHVETAISQEVVKRIAESQVNIPDRVTVHPRLLPQLQRRATMVEEGTIDWGMGETLAIGSLLLEGTPVRLSGQDSRRGTFGQRHAVLIDRATGEDYTPLMYLSEEQARYNVYDSLLSEYAVMGFEYGYSLARPESLVMWEAQFGDFVNGAQTVVDEYISAAEQKWNQHSGVTLLLPHGYEGQGPDHSSARIERFLQLCAQNNMTVAMPTLPSNYFHLLRWQVHNPHHKPLVVFTPKSMLRLKAAASKTEEFTTGGFRPVIGDSHVDPSAVRKVVFCAGKLYYDLEAERQKRGATDTALIRIERLYPLPGAELQAEIAKYPNAEKYLWAQEEPANQGAWPFIALNLIDHLDLAVGADIPHGERLRRISRPHGSSPAVGSAKRHQAEQEQLISEVFEA, encoded by the coding sequence GTGTCGTCACAGTCCCCCAGTAGCTCGAGCATCTCGACCGACCAAGACGGTCAGGGCAAGGACCCTGCTGCTGCCTTCGGTCCCAACGAGTGGCTCGTCGACGAGATCTACCAGCAGTACCTCCAGGACCCGAACTCGGTCGACCGAGCCTGGTGGGACTTCTTCGCCGACTACAAGCCAGGAGTGGCCGCCTCCGCGGCCGCCGCCCCGGCGAAGCCGGCGGGTGACACGGCCGCGGGGGCCGCGTCCACCACTGCTCCCGCCCCTGCCGCGCCCGCCGCTCCGGCGAAGCCCGCGGCCCAGGCCGCCCCCGCCGCTCCCCAGGCGCAGGCACCGGCCGCCCCCGCGAAGCCCGCGGCCGCCGCTCCGGCTCCCGCCGCTCCGGCTCCCGCCGCGAAGCCCGCCGCCGCCAAGCCCGCGGCCGCCAAGCCCGCCGCCAAGGCGGAGCCGTCGGCCGAGGCCCCGGCAGGCCCCGAGTTCGTGACGCTGCGCGGCCCCGCCGCCGCGGTCGCGAAGAACATGAACGCCTCGATCGAGGTCCCGACGGCGACGTCGGTCCGCGCGGTCCCGGTGAAGCTGCTCTTCGACAACCGCATCGTCATCAACAACCACCTCAAGCGCGCCCGCGGCGGGAAGATCTCCTTCACGCACCTCATCGGGTACGCGATGGTGCAGGCCATCAAGGCCATGCCGTCGATGAACTACTCCTTCCAGGAGAAGGACGGCAAGCCCACCCTGGTCAAGCCGGAGCACGTCAACTTCGGCCTCGCCATCGACCTGGTGAAGCCCAACGGCGACCGCCAGCTGGTCGTCGCGGGCATCAAGAAGGCCGAGACCCTGAACTTCTTCGAGTTCTGGCAGGCCTACGAGGACATCGTCCGCCGCGCCCGCGACGGCAAGCTGGGCATGGACGACTTCACCGGCGTGACGGTCTCCCTGACCAACCCCGGCGGCCTCGGCACCGTCCACTCGGTCCCGCGCCTGATGCCCGGCCAGTCGGTCATCATGGGCGTCGGCTCCATGGACTACCCCGCGGAGTTCCAGGGCACCTCCCAGGACACCCTGAACAAGCTCGGCATCTCGAAGGTCATGACGCTCACGTCGACCTACGACCACCGGGTCATCCAGGGCGCCGCCTCCGGCGAGTTCCTGCGGATCGTCGCGAACCTGCTCCTCGGCGACCAGGACTTCTACGACGAGATCTTCAAGGCGCTCCGGATCCCCTACGAGCCGGTCCGCTGGCTCAAGGACATCGACGCCTCGCACGACGACGACGTCACGAAGGCCGCCCGCGTCTTCGAGCTGATCCACTCCTACCGCGTCCGCGGCCACGTCATGGCCGACACGGACCCGCTGGAGTACAAGCAGCGCAAGCACCCCGACCTGGACATCACCGAGCACGGCCTCACCCTGTGGGACCTGGAGCGCGAGTTCGCGGTCGGCGGCTTCGCCGGCAAGTCGATGATGAAGCTGCGCGACGTCCTCGGCGTGCTGCGCGACTCGTACTGCCGCACCACCGGCGTCGAGTTCATGCACATCCAGGACCCGAAGCAGCGCAAGTGGCTGCAGGACCGCATCGAGCGGACCCACGCCACCAAGCCCGAGCGCGAGGAGCAGCTGCGCATCCTGCGCCGGCTGAACTCCGCCGAGGCCTTCGAGACCTTCCTGCAGACGAAGTACGTCGGCCAGAAGCGCTTCTCCCTGGAGGGCGGCGAGTCCGTCATCCCGCTGCTCGACGCCGTGCTCGACAGCGCCGCCGAGTCGCGCCTGGACGAGGTCGTCATCGGCATGGCCCACCGCGGCCGCCTGAACGTCCTCGCCAACATCGTCGGCAAGTCGTACGCCCAGATCTTCCGCGAGTTCGAGGGCAACATGGACCCCAAGTCCATGCACGGCTCCGGCGACGTGAAGTACCACCTGGGCGCCGAGGGCACCTTCACCGGCCTGGACGGCGAGCAGATCAAGGTCTCGCTGGCCGCGAACCCGTCCCACCTGGAGACGGTCGACCCGGTCATCGAGGGCATCGTCCGCGCCAAGCAGGACATCATCAACAAGGGCGGCACGGACTTCACGGTCCTGCCCGTCGCCCTGCACGGTGACGCGGCCTTCGCGGGCCAGGGTGTGGTCGCCGAGACGCTCAACATGTCGCAGCTGCGCGGCTACCGCACGGGCGGCACGGTCCACATCGTCATCAACAACCAGGTCGGCTTCACCGCCGCCCCGGAGTCGTCGCGCTCCTCCATGTACGCCACCGACGTGGCCCGCATGATCGAGGCGCCGATCTTCCACGTGAACGGCGACGACCCCGAGGCCGTCGTCCGCGTCGCCCGCCTCGCCTTCGAGTTCCGCCAGGCGTTCAACAAGGATGTGGTCATCGACCTCATCTGCTACCGCCGCCGCGGACACAACGAGTCGGACAACCCGGCGTTCACGCAGCCGCTGATGTACGACCTGATCGACAAGAAGCGCTCGGTGCGCAAGCTCTACACCGAGTCCCTCATCGGTCGCGGCGACATCACCCTGGAAGAGGCCGAGCAGGCGCTGCAGGACTTCCAGGGCCAGCTGGAGAAGGTCTTCACCGAGGTCCGCGAGGCCGTCTCGCAGCCCGCGCAGGCCGACGTGCCCGCGCCGCAGGCCGAGTTCCCGGTGCACGTCGAGACCGCGATCTCCCAGGAGGTCGTCAAGCGGATCGCCGAGTCCCAGGTCAACATCCCCGACCGGGTCACCGTCCACCCGCGTCTGCTGCCGCAGTTGCAGCGCCGCGCGACGATGGTCGAAGAGGGCACCATCGACTGGGGCATGGGCGAGACCCTCGCCATCGGCTCGCTGCTCCTGGAGGGCACCCCGGTCCGCCTGTCGGGCCAGGACTCCCGCCGCGGCACGTTCGGCCAGCGCCACGCGGTCCTCATCGACCGCGCGACGGGCGAGGACTACACGCCGCTGATGTACCTCTCCGAGGAGCAGGCGCGCTACAACGTCTACGACTCGCTGCTCTCCGAGTACGCGGTGATGGGCTTCGAGTACGGCTACTCGCTGGCCCGCCCCGAGTCGCTCGTCATGTGGGAAGCGCAGTTCGGTGACTTCGTCAACGGCGCGCAGACGGTGGTGGACGAGTACATCTCCGCCGCCGAGCAGAAGTGGAACCAGCACTCCGGTGTCACGCTGCTCCTGCCGCACGGTTACGAGGGCCAGGGCCCGGACCACTCGTCCGCCCGCATCGAGCGCTTCCTCCAGCTGTGCGCGCAGAACAACATGACGGTCGCGATGCCGACTCTCCCGTCGAACTACTTCCACCTCCTGCGGTGGCAGGTGCACAACCCGCACCACAAGCCGCTGGTGGTCTTCACGCCGAAGTCGATGCTCCGCCTCAAGGCGGCGGCCTCGAAGACGGAGGAGTTCACGACGGGCGGCTTCCGTCCGGTCATCGGCGACAGCCACGTCGACCCGTCGGCGGTCCGCAAGGTCGTCTTCTGCGCGGGCAAGCTGTACTACGACCTGGAGGCCGAGCGTCAGAAGCGCGGCGCCACGGACACGGCCCTCATCCGCATCGAGCGCCTGTACCCCCTGCCGGGTGCGGAGCTCCAGGCGGAGATCGCCAAGTACCCGAACGCCGAGAAGTACCTGTGGGCGCAGGAGGAGCCGGCGAACCAGGGCGCATGGCCCTTCATCGCCCTGAACCTCATCGACCACCTGGACCTGGCGGTCGGCGCGGACATCCCGCACGGCGAGCGCCTGCGCCGCATCTCGCGGCCGCACGGCTCGTCCCCGGCGGTCGGTTCGGCCAAGCGTCACCAGGCCGAGCAGGAGCAGCTGATCAGCGAGGTCTTCGAGGCGTAA